The region ATATTTTCGGTCAGGCTGCCATCTTCGAGCAATTTGGCCATGCAGTCGGTGGCGGCGTTGCGTGTTTGCCGGTCCAGCAGATAAACAAGGAGCATGTGAACGGTAATGTTCTTGAACATGAAATCATAAAAGGGCAGGGTTGGCGTGCGTTCCAGGGCTGATCCATAGGCGGCGATGCTGCCGTTCACGGCCATCACCTGCCCGAGCATGGCGACGTTAACGCCAAACTCTGCCTCGATGGCGTGATCTATCCCGCCGCTTAGATCGAGGATAGCTTCGGTCAGGTTTGCCTCCCGATAGTCAAGAACATGATCTGCCCCTGCCTTCTTGGCGGTGCTCCTGCTCAATTCTGATGATGCAGTGGTGATGATGGTTGCAGCACCCAGCGCGCGTGCTGTCTCTATCGCGTAACGCCCGACCACGCCGCCACCGCCACTGACAAGGACTCGTTTGCCTTCGACCACTGGTGCCCGGGTGACAGCATGCACCGCCGTCATGGCTGGAATGCCAAGGCATGCCCCATGGGCAAAGCTAACCCGATCGGGAAGGCGGCGTACCTGCTCGGCAGGAATGACGAGCATTTCCGCGGCCGTACCAAAGGCACGCTTGAAACCGGCATTAAAGACATAGACGCGATCACCTGCGGCAAGACCCTTGACCGCATCACCAGCCGCTTCGATCACCCCGGCACCATCGCTATGGGGGATCACCTCGGGATATGGCATGGTCATGCCGCCAAGGCTCTGGCCTGCGCGCATTTTCACGTCCGAAGGGTTGATGCCTGATGTATGAATCCGGATCAATACATCATCTGCTCCCATCTGGGGCACGGCCACGTCTTCAATATGGAGAACTGAACGGGCCTCGCCCTTTTCACGATAGAGACCTGCTTTCATTGATACCCTCACTTCAAGACGCCGGAAATAAAGATGATGAGACCACGCCAGGATGATCTTGCGCAAGAGGATTGTTTCGTGATTGAATACATCAACCATTACAAACCCGGTCCCGCATATTGTGGAGAAATGACATATGGAAGAGGTATTTTCCCGCCGGAAGATCGTTACCCCGGCTGAACTCAAGGAGTTGAATGAACGGTCTGACCTTATGGGCATGCTCCAGATGTGCAGCCATCTTGGCCTGATCGTGGCGTTAGGATATGCGCACAGCCTTGCCTTGGGCAGCTGGTGGGTGCTTTTGACAGGTTTCTGCCTTGGTGTTGCGGTGAACTTCCTTTATGCCGCCCAACATGAGCTTTCGCACTGGACGGTATTCCGCACAAAATGGCTCAATGAATTTTTTGGCCGCCTGATTGGCTTCTTCATGCTCTTCCCTCGTGATTATGACTTGATCATGCACTACTCGCATCATCGCTATACCCAGGATTGGGACAAGGATGGTGAACTGGTACGAGAGCCCTACACCCTTGCTACCTTTCTTCTTTGGATGTCAGGGCTGACCTACTGGCGCAATCGTGTTGTCGGTATTGTTCGTCGTGCTCGCGGCATCATTATTGAGCCCTATATCCATGCCAATGAAGAAGCAAAGGTTACCCGCGAATCACGCTGGCATCTGGTGGGATATGCCGCCATACTCGCGGCCTCCCTTTATCTCGAAACCTGGGCCGCGGTCACGTTCTGGCTCCTGCCGATGCTGCTGACCAAGCCTGTGCACCAGCTTCAGAACACGATTGAGCATCTGGGGCTGTCACATAACGACGATATTCTTAACAACACCAGATCAACCCGCACCAATGCCATCATGCGCTGGCTCTGCTGGCAGATGCCTTACCACACGGCACATCACAGTTTCCCATCAGTCCCCTTCTGGAAACTGCGGCGGCTCAACGACAAGATCGAGAATGTCTGCGGGGAAGTTCATCGCATGGGCTGGATTGAATTTCAGATTGAAGCTATTCGCAAGCTCCGCCAGCAGGATGAGAGTTTCTTCCCGATGAACGAAGTCTGGATCGTTCCGACATCTGGCGGTCGCCAGGTCAGGCTTGAGGCGTAAACCTGCCATGGCACGGCGGCTCAAGGTTTTCACCTCGCTCTGGTCGATGATGCCGCATGACGATACCGGCATTGTTCTGCCCTATGAAGATATCTGCCGAATGGTTGCCGAAGCGGGATATGATGGGATGGCCATTGATCTTGGTGCCGGTGACGTTGCCCAGGCAAGGGAAGTCCAGCCCATCATGGCACGTCATGGATTGACGCCCCTTATTGTGGCCTTTCCCAAGACAGTTGCGTCCCTGCATGAAACATTGGTGATGGCGAAAGATTTCGGCTCACCATTTGTCGACGTGATAGGGCAGGTATTTCCGCTTACCGTCGATGGCATGATCCCGGTTATCCGGCAGTGGATCGAAATGGCTGACAGGGTAGGTATCCCTGTTCAGTTTGAAACGCACCGGAACTGCATCACCAATGATCTGTTTTCAACCTTATCGCTCATTGATGCTGTGCCGGAGATGCGGCTTTGCGCTGATCTTTCCCATTATGTCGTCGACCGGGAGTTCAAGCATCCGCTCCAACCGGAGGAAATGGCCCTCATAAGCCGTGTCCTCCATCGTTCGGACAGTTTCCAGGGGCGTGTTGCCAGCCGTCAGCAGATACAGTTGCAGCTTGATTTTCCCCAGCATCAGAAATGGGTCGAGTTGTTCCGCGGGTGGTGGAAAGAAGGACTTTCGAGTTGGCGGGCACGTAATCCCGAAGGGGAGTGTGTTTTTCTCTGTGAGCTTGGCCCGCCGGAATACGCCATGACCGATGCTAATGGCCGGGAGATGTCAAACCGGTGGCTTGAAGCCCTGATCATTCGGAACTGGATTCTTGAGATTTGGCAGGAATTAGGCGGAGATGCCTGAGCTTTCATTCTTGCAAAAGAGAAAGCAGGGCCTTACGCCATCATCCGTCCGAGTGGGCCCAGTCTTACCCCTTTGCGAAGTTTGCGGAAAGGAATGCTCTCCAGCTCACACGGGGTGAGACCCGGCGCCTTTGTGTTGAGAACAATGGTGCTGACGGCATCAAAATCTGCCCGGAAATGCACGGTACTCTTAACCACGATGATTGAAGCCTCCTCGGGCCTGACACCGATATGGGTGAAAATTGCCTGATCCAGGCATTGGCATCTCGTG is a window of Alphaproteobacteria bacterium LSUCC0684 DNA encoding:
- a CDS encoding NADPH:quinone reductase, which translates into the protein MVDVFNHETILLRKIILAWSHHLYFRRLEVRVSMKAGLYREKGEARSVLHIEDVAVPQMGADDVLIRIHTSGINPSDVKMRAGQSLGGMTMPYPEVIPHSDGAGVIEAAGDAVKGLAAGDRVYVFNAGFKRAFGTAAEMLVIPAEQVRRLPDRVSFAHGACLGIPAMTAVHAVTRAPVVEGKRVLVSGGGGVVGRYAIETARALGAATIITTASSELSRSTAKKAGADHVLDYREANLTEAILDLSGGIDHAIEAEFGVNVAMLGQVMAVNGSIAAYGSALERTPTLPFYDFMFKNITVHMLLVYLLDRQTRNAATDCMAKLLEDGSLTENIAATFPLDQIAEAHEMVEASSKSGSVILSLA
- a CDS encoding fatty acid desaturase translates to MEEVFSRRKIVTPAELKELNERSDLMGMLQMCSHLGLIVALGYAHSLALGSWWVLLTGFCLGVAVNFLYAAQHELSHWTVFRTKWLNEFFGRLIGFFMLFPRDYDLIMHYSHHRYTQDWDKDGELVREPYTLATFLLWMSGLTYWRNRVVGIVRRARGIIIEPYIHANEEAKVTRESRWHLVGYAAILAASLYLETWAAVTFWLLPMLLTKPVHQLQNTIEHLGLSHNDDILNNTRSTRTNAIMRWLCWQMPYHTAHHSFPSVPFWKLRRLNDKIENVCGEVHRMGWIEFQIEAIRKLRQQDESFFPMNEVWIVPTSGGRQVRLEA
- a CDS encoding sugar phosphate isomerase/epimerase family protein, producing the protein MRRKPAMARRLKVFTSLWSMMPHDDTGIVLPYEDICRMVAEAGYDGMAIDLGAGDVAQAREVQPIMARHGLTPLIVAFPKTVASLHETLVMAKDFGSPFVDVIGQVFPLTVDGMIPVIRQWIEMADRVGIPVQFETHRNCITNDLFSTLSLIDAVPEMRLCADLSHYVVDREFKHPLQPEEMALISRVLHRSDSFQGRVASRQQIQLQLDFPQHQKWVELFRGWWKEGLSSWRARNPEGECVFLCELGPPEYAMTDANGREMSNRWLEALIIRNWILEIWQELGGDA